Genomic segment of Verrucomicrobiales bacterium:
GCTGACCATTCGGTTCTCAGTCGGGCGCGTTTGGGCTGGGGTGATGCTCATCTGCAAGGCGGCCAGTCTAGCATCGGCTTGAAAGACCGCAAAAGGTTTCGGAACCCGGAAGACTGTCGTTCATTCGGGTCCGAGCTTCGGGTGAATTCGCTGCCGAGAACCCGCAGGGTTCAAAGAGATTAGCCGGGGCGTGGAGCGCAGCGACACCCCCGGTCTGTCGGCCCCTGTTTTACCGCACCCTGAAAGGCGTGCCACCCGTCGGTAAACGGACTGACGAACCGGTTGGGTTCCTTGAGTCCGGTGATGCAAGTCTCCGAAGCCGGTGGCATCGCTGCGCGATGCTCCGTACTTTCAACAGTTCGGGGGGTGCGAGCACCCCCGGCTAGATCTCTTTGAACCCTGCGGGTTCGGGCCCTGCCGCCAAGGTGAGAAGCGCTAGTATCGCCCAGCTTGTCTAGTCCTCCTTTTCCGGGGGTGCATTCCGTGATCTGCTGCGCTAGGTTGCGGGCTGATGCGAGTGTTGATTCTAGGTTGTGGCTATGTAGGCACGTCATTGGGCGGCCTGCTCGTTCGCGGCGGGCACACAGTGCAGGGCGTTCGCCGATCGTCTGCGGGACTCGAGGAACTCCGCGCGGCCGGTATCGAGCCGCTGGTTTGGGATGTCACCGATCCGGCTAGCTTCCCGTCGGTAGGCACCGGCTGGGATTGGGTGGTGAATGCACTTTCCTCGCGAGGAGGAGGGGTGGAGGGCTATGAACGACTCTATTGGCAGGGCACTCGGAACGTATTGGAATGGCTCAAGCCTGTTCCCCCTCGGAAGTATGTGCATTTGAGCAGTACCAGTGTCTATGGGCAGGCCGACGGTTCCGAGGTTACGGAAAACAGCCCGGCGGAACCGCAGAACGGCACCAGCCAGGTGCTGGTGCGGGTGGAGCAACTGCTGCTGCAGTCGTGGAAGAGTATCGGCTGGCCCGCGGTCATTCTTCGGAGTGCCGGCATTTACGGTCCTGACCGCGGCCATCTCTTTCAACAGTTTCTGGCGGGTGAAGCCCGGCTGACCGGGGAAGGGGATCGCTGGCTTAACATGATCCACCGGGATGACCTGGTGGGAGCCATCTTGGCTGCGTTCGAGTCGGGCCGTCCCGGGGATATCGTCAATGTGGCGGACGACGAGTCGGTTACGGAGTTTGAGTTTTTCCGGTGGCTGAGCGTTCGACTGGGGCAGCCGCTGCCGCCAGCGGTGGATCCTTCCGAGAAAGTCCGGAAACGAGGGGCGACCAACAAGAGGGTGGCGAATACCAAGCTTAAACAGGCCTTGGGGTATCGATTGCTCTTTCCTACTTTTCGGGAGGGTTATGAGGCAGAGCTGGTTCGCTTGGGCAAAATGCCGCATTAAACACCTTTGACATCCGCATTGTCTGGGGCAACATCTGGAACTGTGCCGCAAAGCGGTTTTATATCAGCCTTTCGTTCCTTGCTCCTAGCCAGAGCATGGAAGAGTCGGAGTTTATCCGGAGTTGGTGGCGCTGTGGGCCGACGTGGAGAGGCCGGATTTACGTTGATCGAACTCTTGGTGGTCATCGCGATCATCGCCATTCTGGGCGGACTCCTACTCCCCGCGGTCTCGCGCGCCAAGCTGCGAGTCCACGGCACTTCCTGTCTGAACAACCTGAAGCAGATCGGGCTTTCCGTGCGGATGTATGCGGACGACAACCAGGACTTTTTTCCGGGATCCGCACATAGAACTAATTCCTGGGTTGCCGCCCTTCAGCCCTATCTAACCACGACGAACCTTTATCGTTGTCCCAAGGATCCGGATCCAACGCGGCGTTATAGCTATGCGATTAACGATTTTTTGACGGCGCATCCCTTCGGGGCATCCCATCTGGACTTCTCAAAAATGACCAGCATTACGGATCCCACGGAGACCTTCTACATGACGGAAAGTCGTCCGGGCATTGGGGTTTCCGACCACTACCACTTTGCCGAGGCGGAATCGGGTGGGTATCAGGCCGAAGCCTTCCAGTCCCAGGTTGACGTCCAGCGTCACCTGGGGGCGGCCAATTACCTATTCGTCGATGGCCATGCCGACATGCTTCCTTGGCTTAGGGTGAAGGGGAAGCTCTCGGAGGTCGGTTCCTATTTTGTCCGGCCTAACGGGCATCCGTCCAACTAGCATAGCAGCCTGTCGGGCAGGTGCCCCACCCGATTCCTGCGGTTCAGGGCTTGTTTATGCGCGATCTAGGACTACATTTCTGGTGTGCGCCGTTTGCAACGCCGTTCGGCTGGATCGGGTGATGGGCGAGGGACTCGGGAAGGATCCTCGTTCGAAATTGTCTTTTGGAAGTTGCATTCGGTCTCAAAAACAGGGATGGAAACGGCATTCGCAGATGATTGAGCTGATCCAGTTTCCGTGGAGCCCCTACTGCCTGGTCCAGCGGCAGATTCTGACCTATGGTCAGATTCGCTGTCGGGTGGTGAATATTCCAAACGGCGATCGCAGCCTCGTGTGGAAGCTTACCAAGGAGCGGTATTACCAGGTGCCCGTGTTGCGGAACGGCCGTTCCGTCCTTTTCGAAACCGGCGATAACTCCCAGGTGATCGCGAAGTATTTGGATGACGTTTTCGAACTTGGGCTGTTTCCTGAGCGCTGGGTGGGAATCCAGGACCTGCTGTGGCCTCACATTGAGGGGGAGATTGAGGGGCTAGGCTTCAAACTGAATGATATTTATTGGAAAGAGTTTGTGCCGAAATCAGATCGGCTTCGCTTCTTGCGTCACAAGGAGCGTCGGTTTGGACGCGGGTGTCTCGAACTGTGGCAGAAGCAACAGAAGGCCCTGTTGGCCGAGTTGGATGAGCGGTTGCTTCCTTTTGAGCAAATGCTGAAAACCCGACCCTTTCTACTGGACGAGACCCCTCGGTTTGTGGACTTCGACCTGTATGGCATGCTGGCCAACTTTCTTTTTTCCGGACACTACCGACTGCCGGCCCGACACAAGCGCTTGCAGTCCTGGTATGAGCGCGTCAAGGCCGCGCGTCATTAATGTCACTTCATCTCGTGCGTTTGTAACCTCTAACTCGAACCCCATCCGTTCATGCAGCGCCCCGCAACGGTCAAGAACTACGTCCTGGATACCAATGTCCTCCTTCATGATCCGAGTGCGATCCTGAGTTTCAAGGAGAACAACGTCCTGATTCCCATTGAGGTGATTGAGGAGATCGATCGTTTCAAGCGGGAAACCTCCGAGCGAGGGCAAAGCGCGCGGGCGGTGTCCCGCATGCTGGATGGGCTACGTCCGCAAGGAAGCCTGAGCGACGGCGTTTCCCTCTCAAACGGGGGCACGCTACGGATCGTGTTTCAGAAGAAGGCGGCGAAGTCCAATAACGGAAACGTTTACGGGAATGGGAATGGCCGATCGGTCGACAACTTGATCATCGATGCCGCGCTGGAGATTCGGAAGACTCCGCCTCGGTTACCCACGGTTCTAGTCACCAAGGACATCAATCTGCGGATCAAGGCCGACACTCTCAAGCTGCCGGCTGAGGACTACGAAACCGGCCGCGTTCACGCTCACGATCTCTATACGGGGATGACGGAGATGACGCTCAGCGCGCAGCGGATCTCCGAGTTTCGGGCGAAGGGGGAGATCGACGTGGGAAGCGAGCGTCAATTTTATCCCAATGAATACTGCACGCTGATCGACGAGTCTTCGCCCAAGCGGACCGCGCTGGCGAAGGCGGATGCCACGGGAAAGCGCCTCGTTGCGATCGGTGACGCCCGGGACGGAGTCTGGGGAATCAAGCCCAAGAACCGGGAACAACATTTTGCCTTGGACGCCTTGTTGGATGACCGGGTGAAGCTGGTGACCCTCATGGGGAAGGCTGGCACTGGCAAGACCCTCATGGCGATGGCGGCTGGGTTGCGGAAGACGGTCTTGGACCGGGAGTTTCGTCGCCTGGTCGTGGCCCGGCCAACGATCTCCATGGGCAAGGAACTCGGGTTTCTTCCGGGATCACTCGAGGAAAAGCTGAGTCCGTGGATGCAGCCGATTCACGATGCCCTGGAACTGCTGAGCGACCTGAACATGGGGCAGGAGAGTCGGCGCAGCACGGATCTCATGCGTTCTGGAACGATCGTGGTGGAGGCCCTGAGCTACATTCGGGGCCGGAGCATCGCCAACCAGTTTATGGTGATCGACGAGGCTCAGAACCTCACACCGCTGGAGGTGAAGACGATCATCACCCGGGTGGGGCATGGAACCAAAATCGTGTTTACGGGAGATCCATACCAGATTGACAACCCGTACGTGGATTCGGCCTCTAACGGCTTCAATTACATCGTGAGCAAGTTCCAGGACCAACCGATTGCTGCCCACGTGGAGCTGCAGCGTGGTGAACGTTCCGAGCTCGCGGAGTTGGCAGCCAACATTCTCTAGCAGCAAACCCGGGCGGCACGCTGGCGGGGCTGGTGTGAGTTGCGGAACTAGGAGTGGGGACGTATTGCCCACGGAAGACGCGGACCACACGGATCTGAAGAGGGACTGATCGGGCTGGTCGGCACGATCAGTCCGTTCTCGCTGATTGAGCGCTCCTCCGCGCTCTCCGCGCCTCCGCGAGAAAAGATCCCTCCCCTGACTCTGAAGAACTGTCGGAATCTCTCGCGGAGGCGCGGAGAGCGCGGAGAGAAAAGAGTTCATGGAGAGAGCTGAGTCTTGCCACTCACCTGGGGTTTGTAGATTTACGGGTATCTCGGGGCGGGGCTGGTACGCATCGCGTCCGACCCCGGATCCGGCGTAGATTGGAGGGTGGCTCCCTCCCATCAATCCTGGGTTAGCGGCATTGCGCGATGGCTTTTGGTCATCGCCGGTTGCTACCTATTGGCGGCGCTGCTCCACCGGACTGAATGGTATCGAGATCTGTTGTGTGCTCGAGTGTTGGAGGAGCCCTCCCCTTCTCGAGAGCAGTCAGCCCATGCTTTGGCCCGGGTGGGGGGGGAGGACCGGCTTTTTGAGCTGTTGCAACATCCCAAGGCTCCCGTCCGCGAGGCGGCCCGGACTGCGCTGGATGCGCTGTGGTTTGGTGCGGAGGGGGCGCCGGCAGCCCGCCAGCTACTCGCGGCTACGGAGGCAATCAACGACGAGCGGTACGACGAGGCATTGGCCCGCTTGGACGAACTGATCCAGCGCCGCCCGCGTTATGCGGAGGCATTGAATCGCCGGGCTTCCCTGCACTGGCAGCTGGGCCGGCCGGGGGCTTCGATCCGAGATTGTGAGCGCGCTTTGGAGGTAAACCCCAGGCATTACGGTGCTTGGCAAGGCTTGGGGCTTTGCCATCTCCATTTGGGAAACAACGAGAGCGCCCGGAACTGCCTTCAAATGTATCTGCAGCTTCAACCCCATGATGCGACGGCTCGGGAATGGTTACAGCAATGTGACGGAACCCAGGGAAGCGTGTTTGAGCGGTCGGGGGGGCGCCAGACCGGGAGCCCCCCACTGTAGTCTCAGTCTACCAGTCGCATACCCCAGATTTAAGACCCAACGTAACCCCATGAAATCACCCCTTTCCTCGTCGGATCGGATCGGTTCCCGCTCCCCACAACCGCTTCGGATCACTCCCCATGGTGTTCGTGCCCATGATTGTCTGGCCTCGATTATTCGCTCGCCTTTTTTCGATGCGAAAGGCAAGTTTCTCTCTTGTCCCCAACAGCCCAAATACGTATGAAAATTAAATCACTAGCCTTACTGGCATTCTCAGTTGGGGGCAGCCTGAACGCTGCCACCCTGACAGTTACCACGACTGACAACGAAAATCCCGCTGCTGGCTCGCTTTCTTTGAAGCAAGCTTTGGAGCAAGCTCAGAATGGTGATACGGTCGCCTTCAATATTCCCGGCGACGGTCCTCACTACATCGCGACTCCCTTTGGCGGTTACCCGGTGGTTCGGGCATCGAATCTGACCATCGATGGCTACACCCAGCCCGGAGCGGTGCCGAATCGCAATTCGATCGTGCAGGGCAACAATGCCAAGCTGCAGATCATCTTGGATTCCCGCAACGGCGCGTTCACGCAGATGAATTTCGAGCCTGATTTTCCATCGGACGATACCGGCTTTGGTGATGACGAAACAACCGTCCTGGGTTTCCACAGCGGAACCGGCAACGCGATTCGCGGCCTTGGCATCCTCGGCCAGCCCTTCATCGAGACTGAGGCGGGAGTTAAGAAGCTTTATGGTATCTCCTTTGCTCACGGTGCGAGCGGTCACATCAACGGCTGCTGGCTGGGCGTCGACGTCGACGGCACCACGCTGGCCGGTCTTGAAAAAGGTGTGGCTGGTTTCCGTTATCGAGTCCGCGAGCCGGATCAGCCGGAGCGGCCGATCTTGGTTAACGACCTGATCATCGGTGTGGGACCCAATGCCACCGACCCTCGCGCTGAGTTGAACGTCATCAACGGTGTGTCCACGATCCCCATCATTATTGAAGGAAATCGAACGAGGATCAGTGGTAACTACCTCAACGTGTTCCCGAGTGGCGTGAAGGATTACAATCCCGCTCTCGATGCCGACATTAGCGCGTACTTCCGTCGCTTCGAGGGCTCGATCGAGATCGGCCGTGGCGGCAATAGCACGCTTATTGGAACCGATGGAGACGGCAAGAACGATGCGGACGAGCGCAATGTGATCGGCGGAGTGGTGCCTCCTCCCAAGGGCTATGATCACAACATAGAGTTCTACGGTCAGACTCCGGGAACGAATATCGTGATCGCGGGCAACTTCATTGGCATCGGGGCTAACGGTTCAACCCGATTCACCAATGGTGTGCCGGTGTTGAACGCCGGCGGTGGTTCGGCCGAGTATCGCTTCGGGTCCGATCTGAACGGGGTGAGCGATGGGTTGGAAGCGAATACCGTGGCTAACAACTGGCCGGCGGATCTGTTTGTTCCGAGCGAGTTGGGACTCAGCCCCGCCCGATTGAGCTTTTTCGACGAACTCGGCGTTGGAGGTAGTGTCTCGGCTCGCGGAAACCGCCTGTTGAACAACTTCCCGTTCCCTGTCAGCCCCACACAAGTTGTTCCAAATACTTCAACCCTTCTACTCACCAATTATTATGGCAAAGTGTACTTGGATGTGGAGGCGGGATTGGTCCCTGTGATTAGCACCGACAGCACCTCGGCTCGGCTGAAGGGCTCTGTGCCCGCAGCAAATCCGGGCTATCCTACCGTCGTCGTCGACCTTTACATCGCGGACGAAGAAGGCATTGCAACGGGCGTTGCGGCTGCCGTTCCTGAGTTCGCCGACGGCTGGTTCCAGGGTCGCACCTATCTCGGGTCCTTCGTGGTGGATTCCGCTCAGGATGCCGACTCGAACCCGAACTCGTTCGACTTCGACATCTCCCGTTTCGGCGGTGGCAAACTAACCATTACGGCCAACTACTCGGCTGCTCCTGCCGGGACGGCCGGAGCCAAGTTCATCACCAGCCCGTTCTCCTCGGCGGTCTTCGTGGCCTCCATTCCGAACGACGCCGTGTCGGCTGGCCTGACCCGTATCAAAGAGGACAAAACGATCTTCGAGCTGGACCGCAAGGGCCTGGGCAACTGGGAACCCTATGCCGGGGTGCTCGGAAACTCGGTGTTCTTGATCGAAGGAAATCGCTTTGCTGCGGATTCCGACACCTTCCAACGCTACGGTGTGGCGTTCGCCAAGGTCGACGGAGCTGATCCCGTGGAAGGCGAAGGTTTTTATGGCGACGACGGCACGCCCTACCTCGGCCAGATCAACCTGTCCCGTCAGAACGGTAACCCGGGTCGGGTCACCGGCGACAAGCGCCCTGGCGCCACGGCCTTCGTGGTGGGCGGCGAGACCTCGGTGGACAAGTTCCCGGCGTTCCAGTCGGATGATCGTTGGACGCTGGGATGGGATCGTTTGGCCAACGGCCGCTATGGCACCGTTCAGGCATACACCTTGAGCACCGATCTCAAGCAAACTCCGACCAGCAAGGCGATCGACGTCGCGAATGGTCGCGTCACCTCGGGCACTGCTCCCGACGCACAGATCTCGCGGTTCGGCGGCGATGTCGCTTTCTTGGACAACGGCAACTTCGTGGCCATGGTGGAAGACAAGAGCAAGCTTCGTAACCCGAATGGCGACGCTGCTTCTGCGGCGATCTTCCGTCCGGACGGCAGCGTTGTGAAGGACACCTTCCTGGTGGCCAACGGCTCCATCTGGGGCAATCTCGCCGCCTACAAGGGTGGCTTCTGCGTCCGCGTTTCCGGCGTGCTCTACTTCTATGACAACGAGGGCAACCTGCAGGGCAGCATCAGCAACGTGGTGACCGGGGGTGCTTTCGACGACGGTCGTGGTGATAACACCCGTCTCGCCGCCCACATCAACACCCCGTATGTGTTCCTCGCCGGCCCTGCCAGCGGTATTCCCACCGTCCGGTTGGCCGTGTTCGATTCTCGTGATCGTTCGTTCGTGGCTATCGCGGACGTGGCCGATGCTGGTATCGAGGGTGTTGCTCGTCCTGACTTCGACCGCGCTAATCTGGCGGTCGACGCTCTCGGCCGCGTGGCCGTGGCCTACGAACTCGTCCGCCCGGGCAACGAGTCGACCAAGACCCTCCGTCAGACCTACCTGCGTGTGCTCGCGTTTGATGATGTGGCGAAGACCCTTCGTCCCCTCACGGCCAGTGTGGCTGCGTTTGCCAACTATGATCGCACGCTTGAAGCGGATGCCGCTCCTCTGATTAAGACCGAACGTCCGACGGTGGCGATGACCACCAAGGAAATCATGGTGGCGGCCAAGGGTATCACTCGCAAGGATCCGAGCCTCCCGCTCAGTCTCGAGAACGTGACCTTGGATGAGACCGTGGTCTATACCATCCTCAGCCATCCCGATCCGAAGAATGATCCGACTCCCGCCGTGGGCGGTGGTGTGCAGCCGACGATCAGCATCAGCAAGTCCGGTGACAACGTGGTCATCACGTTCACGGGCACGCTGGAATCGAAGGCCACCGTTAACGGAGCCACCTGGCAGGCCGTCGCTGGTGCTGTGAGCCCGCTGACCCTGACCCCCGCTCAGCAGAGCGCCGGCGGGTTCTATCGCGCTCGCCAATAACGGTGGGTTTAGCATCATCCCCATTCGCAAGGGCCTCCGGAAACGGAGGCCCTTTTTGTTGCTAGATAGGACTGGCGCCTTTTTCGGAATTTCGCGACAAATCTGCGGTGGCCACCAAACGCACCCATCCTCCTGTTCCATCCCCAGTTGTGCCGATCAGGATCCGGCATCGACGACGGTTGATCGTCAGCGTGTCCGATTACGAAGAGATGGCCGATGTGGTCCTTCCGAAAATGTCGCGGGCGTTGGTCGCGGGTGGTGCGGCCGACGAGTTGACGGCGAGTTGGAATCGTTCGGCCTTCGACTCCATCCGGCTGCGCCCTCGTGTCTTGATCGATGTTTCTCGCATCGACTGCAGCGTCTCTCTGTTGGGTGTCTCTCTTCCACATCCGATTCTACTGGCCCCTACTGCCTACCACTGCCTGGTTCATCCCGGGGGCGAGGTGGAGACGGCACGTGGGGCTTCAAAATGCCGAGCGCTGTATGTCGTGAGCAGCGCCAGCAACACGCGCCTTCAACCGATTGCCAAGGCCGCCACAGCACCTCTTTGGTTCCAGATGTATGTCCAATCCGACCGTGGCTTCGTGACTGAAGTCATCCGCGAGGTCGAGAAGGCTGGATGTCAGGCCTTGGTCATCACGGTGGATGCTCCGGTCGTCGGGCCGCGGTATCGGCAGATCCGTGCTGGGTTTCGGCTCCCCACCGGGCTCGGACTGCCCTACATGGAGGATGTCAACCGTGGTCGCGATTCGCTCATGCGCGGGGGCAACACACGGATGACTTGGAAGGAAATCGAGTGGTTGAAGTCCGTCACCCGCCTTCCGCTGGTGCTGAAGGGCATTTTGGACCCCGACGATGCGGAGCTCGCCGTCAAGGCCAAGGTCGCTGGGATCATTGTCTCGAACCATGGGGGACGAATGTTGGATACCGCGCCAGCAGCAATCTGTGCGTTGGAACGGGTGACCAAACGGGTGAAGGGACGCTTGCCGGTGTTGATGGACGGGGGCATTCGGCGGGGAACAGATATTCTCAAAGCCCTGGCCTATGGAGCTTCCGCGGTGCTGATTGGGCGTCCTTATTTGCATGGCCTGGCGGTCGCTGGTGCCGACGGAGTTGCTCACGTGGTGGAGATCCTGCGGGATGAATTGGAGCAGGCGATGGCCCTGACCGGTAGGACCTCGATCGCCCAGATTGATCGGTCGGTGATTTGGGAGAGTTGACCCTCCGCTTTTCCTGCACCTGGCGGAGTGGCTTGGGGTGTGCGTTCAGGGAATGCGCGCGTTGGAGAGGGGGGCGGCGTGAAGGAAAAGCGGTGTCGAGCCCTCATCTTTACCTCCAAAAATGGGGACTAGACAAGTTGTAGGGGATCCTCACGTGTTCGCGTGAGGTCCTGATGCCGAAGCCGAGAACCCTGCGGGTTCAAAGAGATTAGCCGGGGCGTGGAGCGCAACGACACCCCCGGTCTGTCGGCCCCCCAATAAACAGCACCCTGAAAGGCGTGCCACCCGTTGGCCAATGGGCTGACGAACTGATTAGGTTCCTTGAAGCGGTTGACGCAAGTCTCAGAAGCCAGTGGCATCGCTGCGCGATGCTCCGTACTTTTAACAGTTCCGGGGGTGCGAGCACCCCCGGCTAAATTTCTTTGAACCCTGCGGG
This window contains:
- a CDS encoding SDR family oxidoreductase → MRVLILGCGYVGTSLGGLLVRGGHTVQGVRRSSAGLEELRAAGIEPLVWDVTDPASFPSVGTGWDWVVNALSSRGGGVEGYERLYWQGTRNVLEWLKPVPPRKYVHLSSTSVYGQADGSEVTENSPAEPQNGTSQVLVRVEQLLLQSWKSIGWPAVILRSAGIYGPDRGHLFQQFLAGEARLTGEGDRWLNMIHRDDLVGAILAAFESGRPGDIVNVADDESVTEFEFFRWLSVRLGQPLPPAVDPSEKVRKRGATNKRVANTKLKQALGYRLLFPTFREGYEAELVRLGKMPH
- a CDS encoding prepilin-type N-terminal cleavage/methylation domain-containing protein; amino-acid sequence: MGRRGEAGFTLIELLVVIAIIAILGGLLLPAVSRAKLRVHGTSCLNNLKQIGLSVRMYADDNQDFFPGSAHRTNSWVAALQPYLTTTNLYRCPKDPDPTRRYSYAINDFLTAHPFGASHLDFSKMTSITDPTETFYMTESRPGIGVSDHYHFAEAESGGYQAEAFQSQVDVQRHLGAANYLFVDGHADMLPWLRVKGKLSEVGSYFVRPNGHPSN
- a CDS encoding glutathione S-transferase — protein: MIELIQFPWSPYCLVQRQILTYGQIRCRVVNIPNGDRSLVWKLTKERYYQVPVLRNGRSVLFETGDNSQVIAKYLDDVFELGLFPERWVGIQDLLWPHIEGEIEGLGFKLNDIYWKEFVPKSDRLRFLRHKERRFGRGCLELWQKQQKALLAELDERLLPFEQMLKTRPFLLDETPRFVDFDLYGMLANFLFSGHYRLPARHKRLQSWYERVKAARH
- a CDS encoding PhoH family protein, encoding MQRPATVKNYVLDTNVLLHDPSAILSFKENNVLIPIEVIEEIDRFKRETSERGQSARAVSRMLDGLRPQGSLSDGVSLSNGGTLRIVFQKKAAKSNNGNVYGNGNGRSVDNLIIDAALEIRKTPPRLPTVLVTKDINLRIKADTLKLPAEDYETGRVHAHDLYTGMTEMTLSAQRISEFRAKGEIDVGSERQFYPNEYCTLIDESSPKRTALAKADATGKRLVAIGDARDGVWGIKPKNREQHFALDALLDDRVKLVTLMGKAGTGKTLMAMAAGLRKTVLDREFRRLVVARPTISMGKELGFLPGSLEEKLSPWMQPIHDALELLSDLNMGQESRRSTDLMRSGTIVVEALSYIRGRSIANQFMVIDEAQNLTPLEVKTIITRVGHGTKIVFTGDPYQIDNPYVDSASNGFNYIVSKFQDQPIAAHVELQRGERSELAELAANIL
- a CDS encoding tetratricopeptide repeat protein, translating into MAPSHQSWVSGIARWLLVIAGCYLLAALLHRTEWYRDLLCARVLEEPSPSREQSAHALARVGGEDRLFELLQHPKAPVREAARTALDALWFGAEGAPAARQLLAATEAINDERYDEALARLDELIQRRPRYAEALNRRASLHWQLGRPGASIRDCERALEVNPRHYGAWQGLGLCHLHLGNNESARNCLQMYLQLQPHDATAREWLQQCDGTQGSVFERSGGRQTGSPPL
- a CDS encoding alpha-hydroxy-acid oxidizing protein — protein: MPIRIRHRRRLIVSVSDYEEMADVVLPKMSRALVAGGAADELTASWNRSAFDSIRLRPRVLIDVSRIDCSVSLLGVSLPHPILLAPTAYHCLVHPGGEVETARGASKCRALYVVSSASNTRLQPIAKAATAPLWFQMYVQSDRGFVTEVIREVEKAGCQALVITVDAPVVGPRYRQIRAGFRLPTGLGLPYMEDVNRGRDSLMRGGNTRMTWKEIEWLKSVTRLPLVLKGILDPDDAELAVKAKVAGIIVSNHGGRMLDTAPAAICALERVTKRVKGRLPVLMDGGIRRGTDILKALAYGASAVLIGRPYLHGLAVAGADGVAHVVEILRDELEQAMALTGRTSIAQIDRSVIWES